In the genome of Populus alba chromosome 11, ASM523922v2, whole genome shotgun sequence, one region contains:
- the LOC118031371 gene encoding protein FRIGIDA-ESSENTIAL 1 isoform X4: protein MPTSAAATGDDDEDHALPSSNPSFAQISGSDMDIDNGDDEEEEDPEEEVGGGDNDEDEDEDEIEEKEEVAEEEVDQRRNGLEVDVVLSKRNCLGQEANVVLDSKEELKPVDMKSQDSKEQTESRFSRLVASGTRARSLSPSTELRDGNKRAAVICDFFAKGWCIRGSSCRFLHTTNKADNTSQQSGLDEVATREHQFDEGVRNILETPKFPHFPDPVAASTGKEATFSSHFSSERLPPLEHKENERLHQLDDKHKLSLRQRVGIPLNARQFSSSKGDPGFSSSFKDVGIENFRQHWPATDYGSYTSLINRGSSFSFNSSFDTSLLGSQKLLDSDRASRSSSLLRSASAFSGSEPESLSLASVPGDQLRHAEHKTKISSNDWEPSVPFRPSFFITPEMISSAGSKYDPLRDSFVLPNVGDKSFKFSFFSLGASISNTSQQPIYGDSLSNRNFGTEFNGDKSTISSHDKPHGSLSDKNCSTPGKDSFTTATVTGGAGTADGENGSALKEESASGIGYDKVNRVTNKNDRDARPQIDGSRHKKDLKADSVRESNDMEVDQKIGGDMQKESKVLRHFRAALIDFVKDLLKPTWREGHLSKDAHNTIVKKTVEKVLSTLQPHQIPATVESIKQYLSSSQPKMAKLVEGYISKYGKS from the exons ATGCCAACATCAGCCGCCGCCACCGGCGACGACGACGAAGACCACGCCCTTCCCTCTTCCAATCCATCGTTCGCTCAAATCTCGGGTTCCGACATGGATATCGATAACGGTGATGACGAAGAAGAGGAGGATCCGGAAGAAGAAGTAGGCGGGGGAGATAACGACGAGGACGAGGACGAGGACgagatagaagaaaaagaagaagttgcagAGGAGGAAGTTGATCAGAGACGTAACG GCTTAGAGGTGGATGTTGTCTTATCTAAGAGAAACTGCTTGGGTCAGGAGGCTAATGTCGTCCTGGATTCCAAGGAGGAACTTAAACCAGTGGACATGAAGTCACAGGATAGCAAAGAGCAAACAGAATCGAG GTTTTCCAGATTGGTGGCTTCTGGGACAAGGGCAAGAAGTTTATCCCCTTCTACTGAGCTTAGGGATGGAAACAAACGCGCAGCGGTAATCTGTGACTTTTTTGCCAAAGGGTGGTGCATTAGAGGGAGTTCATGTAGGTTCCTTCATACAACCAACAAAGCAGATAACACAAGCCAACAGTCAGGGCTAGATGAGGTTGCAACCCGAGAACACCAGTTTGATGAAG GTGTGAGAAACATTTTGGAGACACCAAAGTTTCCTCATTTTCCTGACCCAGTTGCTGCTTCAACAGGAAAAGAAGCTAcattttcttctcatttctcTTCAGAAAGACTCCCACCACTAGAACACAAAGAAAACGAAAGGTTGCATCAGTTGGATGATAAGCACAAGTTGTCACTTCGACAAAGAGTGGGCATTCCTCTCAATGCCAGGCAATTTTCTTCCTCCAAAGGCGATCCTGGCTTTTCTTCCTCATTTAAGGATGTAGGAATAGAGAATTTTAGACAACATTGGCCTGCGACTGATTATGGTAGTTACACTTCTCTAATTAACAGAG gatcatcattttcttttaattcctcTTTTGATACAAGCCTGCTTGGTTCTCAAAAGCTGCTCGATAGTGATCGCGCTTCTAGATCATCTTCATTACTGCGAAGTGCTTCTGCTTTCTCTGGTTCTGAGCCAGAAAGTTTGTCTCTAGCTAGTGTACCTGGGGATCAATTGCGTCATGCAGagcataaaacaaaaatttcttcaaatgaCTGGGAGCCATCTGTACCTTTTCGCCCTTCCTTTTTCATCACTCCTGAAATGATATCATCTGCTGGGAGCAAGTATGATCCTCTTCGAGATAGCTTTGTCTTGCCCAATGTAGGAGACAAATCCTTCAAATTCTCTTTCTTTAGTCTAGGAGCATCCATCTCAAATACATCGCAGCAACCAATATATGGTGATTCCTTATCAAATCGAAACTTTGGCACTGAATTTAATGGTGACAAAAGTACCATATCTTCTCATGATAAACCCCACGGAAGTCTGTCGGACAAAAATTGCAGTACACCTGGAAAAGATTCATTTACCACTGCAACAGTGACAGGAGGAGCTGGTACAGCTGATGGTGAAAATGGGAGTGCACTCAAGGAAGAAAGTGCCTCGGGTATTGGTTATGACAAAGTTAATCGAGTTACAAACAAAAATGATCGTGATGCTAGACCCCAAATAGATGGGTCAAGACACAAAAAGGACTTAAAGGCAGATAGTGTTAGAGAAAGCAATGACATGGAGGTTGATCAAAAGATAGGTGGGGATATGCAAAAAGAATCAAAAGTGCTGCGACATTTTCGTGCTGCtcttattgattttgttaagGATTTGTTGAAACCAACTTGGCGTGAGGGTCATCTCAGCAAGGATGCACATAACACAATAGTTAAAAAGACAGTTGAGAAGGTTCTTAGCACCTTGCAACCTCATCAAATTCCAGCTACTGTTGAGTCAATTAAGCAATATCTTTCTTCATCTCAGCCAAAAATGGCAAAGCTTGTTGAG GGATACATTTCTAAGTATGGAAAATCTTAA
- the LOC118031371 gene encoding protein FRIGIDA-ESSENTIAL 1 isoform X3: protein MGSHSTHEMSELREDSVSNFKCSGPLDGPLTLQKEKSCVNYLDSGFPKLSKHLVIARKNGTLEHAIDKTDAFGNSKTHLSNSSEAIAVETTEPFVITGLEVDVVLSKRNCLGQEANVVLDSKEELKPVDMKSQDSKEQTESRFSRLVASGTRARSLSPSTELRDGNKRAAVICDFFAKGWCIRGSSCRFLHTTNKADNTSQQSGLDEVATREHQFDEGVRNILETPKFPHFPDPVAASTGKEATFSSHFSSERLPPLEHKENERLHQLDDKHKLSLRQRVGIPLNARQFSSSKGDPGFSSSFKDVGIENFRQHWPATDYGSYTSLINRGSSFSFNSSFDTSLLGSQKLLDSDRASRSSSLLRSASAFSGSEPESLSLASVPGDQLRHAEHKTKISSNDWEPSVPFRPSFFITPEMISSAGSKYDPLRDSFVLPNVGDKSFKFSFFSLGASISNTSQQPIYGDSLSNRNFGTEFNGDKSTISSHDKPHGSLSDKNCSTPGKDSFTTATVTGGAGTADGENGSALKEESASGIGYDKVNRVTNKNDRDARPQIDGSRHKKDLKADSVRESNDMEVDQKIGGDMQKESKVLRHFRAALIDFVKDLLKPTWREGHLSKDAHNTIVKKTVEKVLSTLQPHQIPATVESIKQYLSSSQPKMAKLVEGYISKYGKS from the exons ATGGGATCACATTCTACACATGAGATGTCTGAACTGAGGGAAGATAGTGTCAGTAATTTCAAATGTTCTGGCCCTTTGGATGGACCACTGACATTGCAGAAGGAGAAGTCATGTGTGAATTATTTAGATTCAGGGTTCCCCAAATTGAGTAAACATTTGGTTATTGCTCGAAAAAATGGAACTTTGGAACATGCAATTGATAAAACAGATGCCTTTGGCAATAGCAAGACTCATTTAAGTAATAGTAGCGAAGCTATAGCTGTTGAGACCACTGAGCCATTTGTTATCACAGGCTTAGAGGTGGATGTTGTCTTATCTAAGAGAAACTGCTTGGGTCAGGAGGCTAATGTCGTCCTGGATTCCAAGGAGGAACTTAAACCAGTGGACATGAAGTCACAGGATAGCAAAGAGCAAACAGAATCGAG GTTTTCCAGATTGGTGGCTTCTGGGACAAGGGCAAGAAGTTTATCCCCTTCTACTGAGCTTAGGGATGGAAACAAACGCGCAGCGGTAATCTGTGACTTTTTTGCCAAAGGGTGGTGCATTAGAGGGAGTTCATGTAGGTTCCTTCATACAACCAACAAAGCAGATAACACAAGCCAACAGTCAGGGCTAGATGAGGTTGCAACCCGAGAACACCAGTTTGATGAAG GTGTGAGAAACATTTTGGAGACACCAAAGTTTCCTCATTTTCCTGACCCAGTTGCTGCTTCAACAGGAAAAGAAGCTAcattttcttctcatttctcTTCAGAAAGACTCCCACCACTAGAACACAAAGAAAACGAAAGGTTGCATCAGTTGGATGATAAGCACAAGTTGTCACTTCGACAAAGAGTGGGCATTCCTCTCAATGCCAGGCAATTTTCTTCCTCCAAAGGCGATCCTGGCTTTTCTTCCTCATTTAAGGATGTAGGAATAGAGAATTTTAGACAACATTGGCCTGCGACTGATTATGGTAGTTACACTTCTCTAATTAACAGAG gatcatcattttcttttaattcctcTTTTGATACAAGCCTGCTTGGTTCTCAAAAGCTGCTCGATAGTGATCGCGCTTCTAGATCATCTTCATTACTGCGAAGTGCTTCTGCTTTCTCTGGTTCTGAGCCAGAAAGTTTGTCTCTAGCTAGTGTACCTGGGGATCAATTGCGTCATGCAGagcataaaacaaaaatttcttcaaatgaCTGGGAGCCATCTGTACCTTTTCGCCCTTCCTTTTTCATCACTCCTGAAATGATATCATCTGCTGGGAGCAAGTATGATCCTCTTCGAGATAGCTTTGTCTTGCCCAATGTAGGAGACAAATCCTTCAAATTCTCTTTCTTTAGTCTAGGAGCATCCATCTCAAATACATCGCAGCAACCAATATATGGTGATTCCTTATCAAATCGAAACTTTGGCACTGAATTTAATGGTGACAAAAGTACCATATCTTCTCATGATAAACCCCACGGAAGTCTGTCGGACAAAAATTGCAGTACACCTGGAAAAGATTCATTTACCACTGCAACAGTGACAGGAGGAGCTGGTACAGCTGATGGTGAAAATGGGAGTGCACTCAAGGAAGAAAGTGCCTCGGGTATTGGTTATGACAAAGTTAATCGAGTTACAAACAAAAATGATCGTGATGCTAGACCCCAAATAGATGGGTCAAGACACAAAAAGGACTTAAAGGCAGATAGTGTTAGAGAAAGCAATGACATGGAGGTTGATCAAAAGATAGGTGGGGATATGCAAAAAGAATCAAAAGTGCTGCGACATTTTCGTGCTGCtcttattgattttgttaagGATTTGTTGAAACCAACTTGGCGTGAGGGTCATCTCAGCAAGGATGCACATAACACAATAGTTAAAAAGACAGTTGAGAAGGTTCTTAGCACCTTGCAACCTCATCAAATTCCAGCTACTGTTGAGTCAATTAAGCAATATCTTTCTTCATCTCAGCCAAAAATGGCAAAGCTTGTTGAG GGATACATTTCTAAGTATGGAAAATCTTAA
- the LOC118031371 gene encoding protein FRIGIDA-ESSENTIAL 1 isoform X1 — translation MPTSAAATGDDDEDHALPSSNPSFAQISGSDMDIDNGDDEEEEDPEEEVGGGDNDEDEDEDEIEEKEEVAEEEVDQRRNDNRQHLESDRQMGSHSTHEMSELREDSVSNFKCSGPLDGPLTLQKEKSCVNYLDSGFPKLSKHLVIARKNGTLEHAIDKTDAFGNSKTHLSNSSEAIAVETTEPFVITGLEVDVVLSKRNCLGQEANVVLDSKEELKPVDMKSQDSKEQTESRFSRLVASGTRARSLSPSTELRDGNKRAAVICDFFAKGWCIRGSSCRFLHTTNKADNTSQQSGLDEVATREHQFDEGVRNILETPKFPHFPDPVAASTGKEATFSSHFSSERLPPLEHKENERLHQLDDKHKLSLRQRVGIPLNARQFSSSKGDPGFSSSFKDVGIENFRQHWPATDYGSYTSLINRGSSFSFNSSFDTSLLGSQKLLDSDRASRSSSLLRSASAFSGSEPESLSLASVPGDQLRHAEHKTKISSNDWEPSVPFRPSFFITPEMISSAGSKYDPLRDSFVLPNVGDKSFKFSFFSLGASISNTSQQPIYGDSLSNRNFGTEFNGDKSTISSHDKPHGSLSDKNCSTPGKDSFTTATVTGGAGTADGENGSALKEESASGIGYDKVNRVTNKNDRDARPQIDGSRHKKDLKADSVRESNDMEVDQKIGGDMQKESKVLRHFRAALIDFVKDLLKPTWREGHLSKDAHNTIVKKTVEKVLSTLQPHQIPATVESIKQYLSSSQPKMAKLVEGYISKYGKS, via the exons ATGCCAACATCAGCCGCCGCCACCGGCGACGACGACGAAGACCACGCCCTTCCCTCTTCCAATCCATCGTTCGCTCAAATCTCGGGTTCCGACATGGATATCGATAACGGTGATGACGAAGAAGAGGAGGATCCGGAAGAAGAAGTAGGCGGGGGAGATAACGACGAGGACGAGGACGAGGACgagatagaagaaaaagaagaagttgcagAGGAGGAAGTTGATCAGAGACGTAACG ATAATAGACAGCATCTGGAGTCTGACAGGCAAATGGGATCACATTCTACACATGAGATGTCTGAACTGAGGGAAGATAGTGTCAGTAATTTCAAATGTTCTGGCCCTTTGGATGGACCACTGACATTGCAGAAGGAGAAGTCATGTGTGAATTATTTAGATTCAGGGTTCCCCAAATTGAGTAAACATTTGGTTATTGCTCGAAAAAATGGAACTTTGGAACATGCAATTGATAAAACAGATGCCTTTGGCAATAGCAAGACTCATTTAAGTAATAGTAGCGAAGCTATAGCTGTTGAGACCACTGAGCCATTTGTTATCACAGGCTTAGAGGTGGATGTTGTCTTATCTAAGAGAAACTGCTTGGGTCAGGAGGCTAATGTCGTCCTGGATTCCAAGGAGGAACTTAAACCAGTGGACATGAAGTCACAGGATAGCAAAGAGCAAACAGAATCGAG GTTTTCCAGATTGGTGGCTTCTGGGACAAGGGCAAGAAGTTTATCCCCTTCTACTGAGCTTAGGGATGGAAACAAACGCGCAGCGGTAATCTGTGACTTTTTTGCCAAAGGGTGGTGCATTAGAGGGAGTTCATGTAGGTTCCTTCATACAACCAACAAAGCAGATAACACAAGCCAACAGTCAGGGCTAGATGAGGTTGCAACCCGAGAACACCAGTTTGATGAAG GTGTGAGAAACATTTTGGAGACACCAAAGTTTCCTCATTTTCCTGACCCAGTTGCTGCTTCAACAGGAAAAGAAGCTAcattttcttctcatttctcTTCAGAAAGACTCCCACCACTAGAACACAAAGAAAACGAAAGGTTGCATCAGTTGGATGATAAGCACAAGTTGTCACTTCGACAAAGAGTGGGCATTCCTCTCAATGCCAGGCAATTTTCTTCCTCCAAAGGCGATCCTGGCTTTTCTTCCTCATTTAAGGATGTAGGAATAGAGAATTTTAGACAACATTGGCCTGCGACTGATTATGGTAGTTACACTTCTCTAATTAACAGAG gatcatcattttcttttaattcctcTTTTGATACAAGCCTGCTTGGTTCTCAAAAGCTGCTCGATAGTGATCGCGCTTCTAGATCATCTTCATTACTGCGAAGTGCTTCTGCTTTCTCTGGTTCTGAGCCAGAAAGTTTGTCTCTAGCTAGTGTACCTGGGGATCAATTGCGTCATGCAGagcataaaacaaaaatttcttcaaatgaCTGGGAGCCATCTGTACCTTTTCGCCCTTCCTTTTTCATCACTCCTGAAATGATATCATCTGCTGGGAGCAAGTATGATCCTCTTCGAGATAGCTTTGTCTTGCCCAATGTAGGAGACAAATCCTTCAAATTCTCTTTCTTTAGTCTAGGAGCATCCATCTCAAATACATCGCAGCAACCAATATATGGTGATTCCTTATCAAATCGAAACTTTGGCACTGAATTTAATGGTGACAAAAGTACCATATCTTCTCATGATAAACCCCACGGAAGTCTGTCGGACAAAAATTGCAGTACACCTGGAAAAGATTCATTTACCACTGCAACAGTGACAGGAGGAGCTGGTACAGCTGATGGTGAAAATGGGAGTGCACTCAAGGAAGAAAGTGCCTCGGGTATTGGTTATGACAAAGTTAATCGAGTTACAAACAAAAATGATCGTGATGCTAGACCCCAAATAGATGGGTCAAGACACAAAAAGGACTTAAAGGCAGATAGTGTTAGAGAAAGCAATGACATGGAGGTTGATCAAAAGATAGGTGGGGATATGCAAAAAGAATCAAAAGTGCTGCGACATTTTCGTGCTGCtcttattgattttgttaagGATTTGTTGAAACCAACTTGGCGTGAGGGTCATCTCAGCAAGGATGCACATAACACAATAGTTAAAAAGACAGTTGAGAAGGTTCTTAGCACCTTGCAACCTCATCAAATTCCAGCTACTGTTGAGTCAATTAAGCAATATCTTTCTTCATCTCAGCCAAAAATGGCAAAGCTTGTTGAG GGATACATTTCTAAGTATGGAAAATCTTAA
- the LOC118031372 gene encoding receptor-like protein 4, which produces MQRIPFLSRILLFCLAFSTCLAKQPPWVMRISCGGRLDVHTAPTNTLWFKDFAYTGGIPANATLPSYISPPLKTLRYFPLSSGPNNCYNINNVPSGHYAVRVFFGLDGHPNFDNEPLFDISVEGTQIYSLKSGWTNQDDQVFTEALVFLNDGTASLCFHSTGHGDPAILSIEILQVDDRAYYFGPAWGRGIILRTAARLSCGNGKPKFDVDYSGDHWGGDRFWSAIKTFGQGSDLATSTESGIKMASNAPNFYPEALYQTALVSTDTQPDLAYTMDVDPNRNYSIWLHFAEIDSSVTTAGERVFDILINGDVVFQEVDVVKMSGDRYTALVLNTTVAVNGRALTISLHPKEGSHAIINAIEVFEIVAAESKTLLEEVRALQSLKSALGLPLRFGWNGDPCVPQQHPWNGADCLYDKTSSKWFIDGLGLDNQGLRGFLPNDISRLLHLQSINLSDNSIHGAIPPSIGSIAGLVVLDLSYNLFNGSIPESLGQLTSLRRLNLNGNSLSGRVPAALGGRLLHGTSFNFTDNAGLCGIPGLPTCGPHLSAGAKTGVAFGASVGFLLMVICSMCWWKRRQNILRAQKIAARGAPYAKARTHLSHDIQLTRHYNQGNARTAAENGPILLS; this is translated from the exons ATGCAGAGAATTCCATTTTTATCACGGATTCTTCTGTTCTGCTTAGCTTTCTCTACTTGCTTAGCTAAACAAC CTCCTTGGGTTATGCGCATAAGTTGTGGAGGCCGGTTAGATGTTCACACAGCACCAACCAATACTCTTTGGTTTAAGGATTTTGCTTATACAGGAGGGATTCCAGCAAATGCTACACTTCCCAGCTACATCAGTCCTCCACTAAAAACTCTTCGTTATTTTCCCCTATCATCAGGTCCCAATAATTGCTACAATATTAATAACGTGCCAAGCGGACATTATGCTGTAAGGGTCTTCTTTGGACTGGATGGACATCCTAATTTTGATAATGAACCTTTATTTGACATTTCAGTAGAAGGCACCCAAATTTATTCTTTGAAATCTGGGTGGACTAACCAAGATGACCAAGTTTTTACTGAAGCTCTGGTGTTTCTAAATGATGGAACAGCCTCTCTCTGTTTCCATAGCACAGGTCATGGAGATCCAGCTATACTTTCTATTGAGATTCTTCAAGTTGATGATAGAGCATACTATTTTGGCCCAGCCTGGGGTCGTGGGATAATCCTGAGAACAGCTGCCAGATTGAGCTGTGGTAATGGGAAACCAAAATTTGATGTTGATTATAGTGGGGATCATTGGGGTGGGGATAGATTTTGGAGTGCAATCAAAACTTTTGGCCAGGGATCTGATTTAGCTACATCTACTGAAAGTGGCATCAAGATGGCTTCAAATGCACCAAATTTTTATCCAGAAGCTCTTTATCAGACAGCCCTTGTTAGCACCGATACTCAGCCAGATTTAGCATACACAATGGATGTGGACCCCAATAGAAACTACTCAATTTGGTTACACTTTGCTGAGATTGATTCTTCAGTCACAACTGCAGGGGAAAGGGTATTTGACATTTTGATTAATGGCGATGTTGTATTTCAAGAGGTGGATGTTGTCAAAATGAGTGGGGATCGTTATACTGCTCTTGTACTTAACACCACAGTTGCTGTAAATGGAAGAGCTCTGACCATCAGCTTGCATCCTAAAGAAGGCAGTCATGCCATAATCAATGCCATTGAGGTGTTTGAGATTGTTGCAGCCGAGTCCAAAACTTTATTGGAAGAAG TTAGAGCCTTACAGTCATTGAAGAGTGCATTGGGCCTTCCTCTTCGGTTTGGATGGAATGGTGATCCGTGTGTTCCCCAACAACATCCATGGAATGGAGCAGATTGCCTTTATGACAAAACTAGCAGCAAATGGTTTATTGATGGACT TGGCCTTGACAACCAAGGTTTGAGGGGTTTCTTGCCAAATGACATATCCAGGCTACTTCATTTGCAGAGCAT AAACTTGAGTGATAACAGCATCCATGGAGCTATTCCACCATCAATTGGATCAATAGCTGGCTTGGTAGTTCT GGACCTTTCCTACAATCTCTTCAATGGATCAATTCCTGAAAGCCTTGGACAGTTGACATCATTGCGAAGACT GAATCTCAATGGTAACTCTCTGTCTGGAAGAGTCCCAGCAGCACTAGGAGGAAGGCTTTTGCATGGAACTAGCTTCAA TTTTACTGATAATGCAGGTCTTTGTGGCATACCTGGATTGCCTACGTGTGGCCCTCACCTCTCTGCTGGTGCAAAAACTGGTGTTGCATTTGGTGCTTCTGTTGGATTCCTTCTAATGGTTATCTGTTCAATGTGTTGGTGGAAAAGACGACAGAATATTCTCCGTGCACAGAAGATTGCAG CAAGAGGTGCGCCTTATGCAAAAGCAAGGACACATTTATCGCATGATATCCAGTTGACAAGGCATTATAATCAGGGCAACGCCCGGACAGCTGCTGAGAATGGACCTATCTTACTCTCATGA
- the LOC118031371 gene encoding protein FRIGIDA-ESSENTIAL 1 isoform X2, which translates to MPTSAAATGDDDEDHALPSSNPSFAQISGSDMDIDNGDDEEEEDPEEEVGGGDNDEDEDEDEIEEKEEVAEEEVDQRRNDNRQHLESDRQMGSHSTHEMSELREDSVSNFKCSGPLDGPLTLQKEKSCVNYLDSGFPKLSKHLVIARKNGTLEHAIDKTDAFGNSKTHLSNSSEAIAVETTEPFVITGLEVDVVLSKRNCLGQEANVVLDSKEELKPVDMKSQDSKEQTESRLVASGTRARSLSPSTELRDGNKRAAVICDFFAKGWCIRGSSCRFLHTTNKADNTSQQSGLDEVATREHQFDEGVRNILETPKFPHFPDPVAASTGKEATFSSHFSSERLPPLEHKENERLHQLDDKHKLSLRQRVGIPLNARQFSSSKGDPGFSSSFKDVGIENFRQHWPATDYGSYTSLINRGSSFSFNSSFDTSLLGSQKLLDSDRASRSSSLLRSASAFSGSEPESLSLASVPGDQLRHAEHKTKISSNDWEPSVPFRPSFFITPEMISSAGSKYDPLRDSFVLPNVGDKSFKFSFFSLGASISNTSQQPIYGDSLSNRNFGTEFNGDKSTISSHDKPHGSLSDKNCSTPGKDSFTTATVTGGAGTADGENGSALKEESASGIGYDKVNRVTNKNDRDARPQIDGSRHKKDLKADSVRESNDMEVDQKIGGDMQKESKVLRHFRAALIDFVKDLLKPTWREGHLSKDAHNTIVKKTVEKVLSTLQPHQIPATVESIKQYLSSSQPKMAKLVEGYISKYGKS; encoded by the exons ATGCCAACATCAGCCGCCGCCACCGGCGACGACGACGAAGACCACGCCCTTCCCTCTTCCAATCCATCGTTCGCTCAAATCTCGGGTTCCGACATGGATATCGATAACGGTGATGACGAAGAAGAGGAGGATCCGGAAGAAGAAGTAGGCGGGGGAGATAACGACGAGGACGAGGACGAGGACgagatagaagaaaaagaagaagttgcagAGGAGGAAGTTGATCAGAGACGTAACG ATAATAGACAGCATCTGGAGTCTGACAGGCAAATGGGATCACATTCTACACATGAGATGTCTGAACTGAGGGAAGATAGTGTCAGTAATTTCAAATGTTCTGGCCCTTTGGATGGACCACTGACATTGCAGAAGGAGAAGTCATGTGTGAATTATTTAGATTCAGGGTTCCCCAAATTGAGTAAACATTTGGTTATTGCTCGAAAAAATGGAACTTTGGAACATGCAATTGATAAAACAGATGCCTTTGGCAATAGCAAGACTCATTTAAGTAATAGTAGCGAAGCTATAGCTGTTGAGACCACTGAGCCATTTGTTATCACAGGCTTAGAGGTGGATGTTGTCTTATCTAAGAGAAACTGCTTGGGTCAGGAGGCTAATGTCGTCCTGGATTCCAAGGAGGAACTTAAACCAGTGGACATGAAGTCACAGGATAGCAAAGAGCAAACAGAATCGAG ATTGGTGGCTTCTGGGACAAGGGCAAGAAGTTTATCCCCTTCTACTGAGCTTAGGGATGGAAACAAACGCGCAGCGGTAATCTGTGACTTTTTTGCCAAAGGGTGGTGCATTAGAGGGAGTTCATGTAGGTTCCTTCATACAACCAACAAAGCAGATAACACAAGCCAACAGTCAGGGCTAGATGAGGTTGCAACCCGAGAACACCAGTTTGATGAAG GTGTGAGAAACATTTTGGAGACACCAAAGTTTCCTCATTTTCCTGACCCAGTTGCTGCTTCAACAGGAAAAGAAGCTAcattttcttctcatttctcTTCAGAAAGACTCCCACCACTAGAACACAAAGAAAACGAAAGGTTGCATCAGTTGGATGATAAGCACAAGTTGTCACTTCGACAAAGAGTGGGCATTCCTCTCAATGCCAGGCAATTTTCTTCCTCCAAAGGCGATCCTGGCTTTTCTTCCTCATTTAAGGATGTAGGAATAGAGAATTTTAGACAACATTGGCCTGCGACTGATTATGGTAGTTACACTTCTCTAATTAACAGAG gatcatcattttcttttaattcctcTTTTGATACAAGCCTGCTTGGTTCTCAAAAGCTGCTCGATAGTGATCGCGCTTCTAGATCATCTTCATTACTGCGAAGTGCTTCTGCTTTCTCTGGTTCTGAGCCAGAAAGTTTGTCTCTAGCTAGTGTACCTGGGGATCAATTGCGTCATGCAGagcataaaacaaaaatttcttcaaatgaCTGGGAGCCATCTGTACCTTTTCGCCCTTCCTTTTTCATCACTCCTGAAATGATATCATCTGCTGGGAGCAAGTATGATCCTCTTCGAGATAGCTTTGTCTTGCCCAATGTAGGAGACAAATCCTTCAAATTCTCTTTCTTTAGTCTAGGAGCATCCATCTCAAATACATCGCAGCAACCAATATATGGTGATTCCTTATCAAATCGAAACTTTGGCACTGAATTTAATGGTGACAAAAGTACCATATCTTCTCATGATAAACCCCACGGAAGTCTGTCGGACAAAAATTGCAGTACACCTGGAAAAGATTCATTTACCACTGCAACAGTGACAGGAGGAGCTGGTACAGCTGATGGTGAAAATGGGAGTGCACTCAAGGAAGAAAGTGCCTCGGGTATTGGTTATGACAAAGTTAATCGAGTTACAAACAAAAATGATCGTGATGCTAGACCCCAAATAGATGGGTCAAGACACAAAAAGGACTTAAAGGCAGATAGTGTTAGAGAAAGCAATGACATGGAGGTTGATCAAAAGATAGGTGGGGATATGCAAAAAGAATCAAAAGTGCTGCGACATTTTCGTGCTGCtcttattgattttgttaagGATTTGTTGAAACCAACTTGGCGTGAGGGTCATCTCAGCAAGGATGCACATAACACAATAGTTAAAAAGACAGTTGAGAAGGTTCTTAGCACCTTGCAACCTCATCAAATTCCAGCTACTGTTGAGTCAATTAAGCAATATCTTTCTTCATCTCAGCCAAAAATGGCAAAGCTTGTTGAG GGATACATTTCTAAGTATGGAAAATCTTAA